The following proteins are co-located in the Citrobacter freundii ATCC 8090 = MTCC 1658 = NBRC 12681 genome:
- a CDS encoding hypothetical protein (Wzb shows phosphatase activity towards the autophosphorylated Wzc protein, which induces colanic acid biosynthesis; catalyzes the phosphorylation of UDP-glucose dehydrogenase, an enzyme involved in colanic acid biosynthesis), with the protein MGPINFTSILVLCTGNICRSVIAERLLCQFLPPTISVTSAGIHAHHGHPAENMSAAVAFEHGVSLSGHIARNVTLEMLRDSGLILAMEPKHIAFVTSMAPEARGKTLLFSYWSSKQAIPDPYRKSHDVYEYVFQQLELGAQRWAQHLV; encoded by the coding sequence ATGGGCCCGATAAATTTCACATCGATATTGGTGCTGTGTACTGGGAACATTTGCCGTTCGGTCATTGCAGAACGCTTACTATGCCAATTTTTGCCACCAACAATTTCTGTCACCTCTGCCGGGATCCATGCCCATCATGGGCATCCGGCGGAAAACATGAGCGCGGCAGTGGCGTTCGAACATGGCGTGTCACTGAGCGGACACATCGCGAGAAATGTCACCCTGGAAATGCTACGTGACTCCGGGCTTATCCTGGCGATGGAACCAAAGCATATTGCGTTTGTTACATCAATGGCGCCAGAAGCCAGAGGCAAAACATTATTATTCAGCTATTGGTCCAGTAAACAAGCAATCCCCGACCCTTATCGAAAAAGTCATGATGTTTATGAGTATGTGTTTCAACAACTGGAACTGGGTGCACAAAGATGGGCCCAGCATCTGGTGTAA
- a CDS encoding polysaccharide biosynthesis tyrosine autokinase, which yields MLNENSKYPCTSSAEKELDLIQLLHILFLQWKIILCITIAFTLAASLYTFLSPTVYQADALIQVEQKQNQAILNRLKNILPTDTSAVSAEIELLKSRMILGKTVDGLNLRIQSEQIYFPVTGYLWAKLKGESSAEITIQDLSLPQTNDQNSEVILTVQEKGLFHLQGTNFSLEGKVGERLKKENIIIEVSNIHAVPGSRFKLRKISKLEAISNLQLQIDVSQQGKESGMIALRITGHNPNEIARILDTVMNNYVQQNINRQAARDANSLAFLQRQLPKVQSELDDAESKLNVYRQQQDSVDLNLEAKTVLEQMVNVENQLNALTFREAEISQLYKKSHPAYRALLDKRQTLVQEKDKLNQRISAMPSTQQEVLKLSRDVETGREIYLQLLSRQQELNISRSSNVGNVRIIDPAVTWPSPVKPKKALIIMLGTMLGLISSSGLAIARVALRRGIESSETLENAGVHVLATVPVSKSLEKKYRHQQRSSIVNFFRRDTSPRFCLAFEEPADISIEAVRGLRTTLHFIMKETPNRVLMISGATMGCGKTFISSSLAAVIAQSGQRVLFIDADMRRGYTHILFNVENKNGLSDFLSGNTTLTESIQYCLKGQFDILTRGTLLSSPVDLLANERFKQLLKWANNEYDMVIVDSPPVLAVADAIIAGYEAGTCLVVTRANQDSLQQVNRCLRKFEQNGINVKGVILNGITREDANYYAYEYTTS from the coding sequence ATCTTGAATGAGAATTCGAAATATCCGTGCACTTCCTCGGCGGAAAAAGAATTGGATCTTATCCAGCTACTGCATATTTTATTTTTGCAATGGAAAATAATCCTCTGCATAACCATCGCCTTTACCCTGGCTGCATCACTATACACTTTTTTATCTCCCACGGTGTATCAAGCAGATGCCCTAATTCAGGTTGAGCAAAAGCAAAATCAGGCAATTTTGAACCGCTTGAAGAATATTTTACCAACCGACACATCTGCTGTATCAGCTGAAATTGAGTTGCTTAAATCACGAATGATTCTGGGAAAAACAGTTGATGGCCTTAATCTAAGAATACAATCGGAACAAATTTATTTTCCTGTCACAGGATACCTCTGGGCTAAGCTGAAGGGAGAATCATCAGCAGAAATTACAATACAAGATCTCAGTTTGCCGCAGACTAACGATCAAAACTCGGAGGTTATTCTTACAGTGCAAGAGAAGGGATTATTTCATCTACAAGGAACAAACTTTTCTTTAGAAGGTAAGGTTGGAGAGCGACTGAAGAAAGAGAATATCATCATTGAAGTTAGCAACATACATGCTGTCCCTGGCTCTCGATTCAAGCTCCGTAAAATAAGTAAACTGGAAGCTATTAGCAATTTGCAACTGCAAATTGACGTGTCCCAACAGGGTAAAGAGAGCGGAATGATCGCACTTCGTATCACGGGACATAACCCAAATGAAATCGCACGCATTCTCGATACGGTAATGAACAACTACGTTCAGCAGAATATCAATCGTCAGGCGGCCCGCGACGCCAACAGCCTGGCTTTTTTACAACGCCAGTTGCCGAAAGTGCAGTCTGAACTGGATGATGCTGAAAGCAAACTTAACGTTTACCGACAGCAACAGGATTCTGTTGATCTCAATTTGGAAGCAAAAACGGTACTTGAACAGATGGTGAACGTAGAGAACCAACTCAACGCGTTAACCTTCCGGGAAGCAGAGATCTCGCAACTTTATAAGAAAAGCCACCCAGCCTACCGCGCATTACTCGATAAACGCCAAACGTTGGTGCAGGAAAAGGACAAACTTAACCAGCGTATATCTGCAATGCCATCCACTCAACAAGAAGTTCTGAAGTTGAGCCGTGATGTTGAAACAGGAAGAGAGATCTATTTACAGCTTCTAAGCCGTCAGCAGGAACTCAACATCTCCCGCTCCAGCAACGTGGGGAATGTACGCATTATCGATCCCGCAGTGACCTGGCCTTCACCTGTCAAACCTAAAAAAGCATTGATTATCATGCTTGGGACGATGCTTGGTCTGATCAGTTCATCGGGTCTGGCTATTGCTCGCGTAGCCCTGCGTCGTGGGATCGAATCATCAGAAACATTAGAAAATGCGGGAGTTCATGTGCTGGCAACTGTGCCGGTGTCTAAATCTCTGGAAAAAAAATATCGGCATCAGCAAAGGTCTTCAATCGTTAACTTCTTCCGACGAGATACGTCGCCACGATTTTGTCTGGCATTTGAAGAACCAGCTGATATTTCCATAGAAGCTGTTCGCGGATTGCGTACCACACTGCATTTTATCATGAAGGAGACACCGAACAGAGTGCTGATGATTTCTGGCGCAACAATGGGATGTGGTAAAACATTTATCAGCAGCAGCCTTGCGGCTGTTATTGCTCAGTCCGGCCAGCGCGTACTTTTTATTGATGCCGATATGCGGCGTGGATACACCCATATTTTATTCAACGTTGAGAACAAAAATGGCCTCTCTGATTTTCTAAGTGGAAACACAACATTAACGGAAAGTATTCAATATTGCCTGAAAGGCCAATTCGACATACTTACCCGTGGAACATTACTTTCTAGTCCTGTGGATCTTCTGGCGAACGAGCGATTTAAGCAGCTATTGAAATGGGCAAACAATGAATATGACATGGTGATCGTCGACAGCCCTCCAGTTCTCGCGGTTGCGGATGCAATCATCGCTGGGTACGAGGCAGGAACTTGTCTGGTAGTTACGCGCGCAAATCAGGATAGCTTGCAACAGGTGAACCGATGCCTGCGAAAATTTGAGCAAAATGGAATAAACGTGAAAGGCGTTATTCTTAATGGTATCACACGGGAAGATGCAAATTACTACGCATATGAATACACCACATCTTAG
- a CDS encoding DsbA family protein, with the protein MQNLLFSHIYTNDMRANMIQKILSFVVLAFCTFSVSAFPVAEGQQYSRMGRPVKEAPMVVEFFSFYCPPCMAFSREYKVSEAINQVLPEGTKVEKYHVGAMGSLGQNLTTAWSVAMALGVTDKVEHPLFIAVQDKKSLRNEEDIRQVFIDAGISATEYDAAKHSFVVKALTQKQIHAAQSFEVQGTPSFYVNGKYILNNNGTGETSPDKYGATVAQIVKALLLGKE; encoded by the coding sequence ATGCAAAATCTATTATTTTCACACATTTATACTAACGATATGAGAGCAAACATGATACAAAAAATATTATCCTTTGTTGTTCTGGCATTCTGTACCTTTAGCGTTAGCGCTTTTCCTGTAGCGGAAGGTCAACAATATTCACGAATGGGAAGACCAGTTAAAGAAGCACCTATGGTAGTCGAGTTTTTTTCGTTCTATTGTCCACCCTGCATGGCATTTTCTCGTGAATATAAAGTGAGTGAGGCCATAAACCAGGTACTACCTGAAGGGACAAAAGTTGAAAAGTACCATGTTGGCGCAATGGGTAGTCTGGGACAAAATCTGACAACAGCGTGGTCGGTTGCAATGGCATTAGGAGTAACAGATAAGGTTGAGCATCCTCTATTTATTGCCGTACAGGATAAAAAATCTTTGCGCAATGAAGAAGATATTCGCCAGGTATTTATTGACGCAGGAATTTCAGCCACAGAATACGATGCAGCAAAACACAGTTTTGTGGTTAAAGCGCTAACACAAAAACAGATACACGCCGCCCAAAGTTTTGAGGTTCAAGGAACACCATCATTCTATGTTAATGGTAAATACATTTTAAATAACAATGGGACAGGAGAAACGTCTCCAGATAAGTATGGCGCTACCGTTGCTCAAATCGTGAAGGCTTTGCTTTTGGGCAAAGAATAG
- a CDS encoding helix-turn-helix domain-containing protein, whose protein sequence is MKKKFLADIIHWIEDNIDEKICSSTLENISGYTIRHLSNIFMQYTNLTPAKYIRQRKLCRAAFLLRLTNLKIMDIAYQLKFDSQQSFSREFSKLFGYSPRQYRKSREWDFKSLQLPIQPENVPEIKFEYCILESKKYHGYRFSFEQKMYFIRENETIIRYQKIIDIMRKYHSDLFISSTFSPHAQKDRHLIVNSFLGFHAKNDLLISTDEEFTSEDGKYIKFSFNGSLNEYIYFPRSVYYYLLPKLRLKRREGSDIEILKYIDTACPGTISCDYFIPVV, encoded by the coding sequence ATGAAAAAGAAATTTCTTGCTGATATCATCCATTGGATCGAGGATAACATCGACGAAAAGATCTGTAGCTCAACACTTGAGAATATTAGTGGATATACTATTAGACACTTATCAAACATATTTATGCAGTATACAAACCTAACTCCAGCAAAATATATTAGACAACGAAAACTTTGTCGCGCTGCTTTTTTACTACGATTAACAAACCTCAAGATAATGGATATCGCATATCAATTGAAATTCGATTCCCAGCAATCCTTCAGCAGAGAGTTCAGTAAATTATTCGGATATTCACCTCGCCAGTATCGAAAATCCAGAGAGTGGGATTTTAAATCTTTACAACTTCCAATTCAGCCAGAAAATGTACCTGAAATAAAATTCGAGTATTGCATTTTAGAATCAAAAAAATATCATGGATACCGCTTTAGCTTTGAGCAGAAAATGTATTTCATTAGAGAAAATGAAACCATCATCAGATATCAAAAGATCATTGATATCATGAGGAAATATCATTCAGATTTATTTATAAGCAGCACTTTTTCTCCTCACGCTCAGAAAGATCGCCATTTGATCGTTAACTCATTCTTAGGTTTTCACGCTAAAAATGATCTTTTGATATCAACAGATGAGGAATTCACATCTGAAGATGGTAAGTATATAAAATTTTCATTTAATGGCAGCCTCAATGAATATATATATTTCCCAAGGAGCGTTTATTATTATTTACTTCCTAAACTTAGATTGAAAAGACGAGAGGGATCAGACATTGAGATTTTAAAATATATAGATACAGCATGTCCAGGTACAATATCTTGTGATTATTTTATCCCTGTAGTATAG
- a CDS encoding IS3 family transposase (programmed frameshift): MKKRNFSAEFKRESAQLVLDQNYTVAAAASAMDVGLSTMTRWVKQLRDERQGKIPKASPITPEQIEIRELKKKLQRIEMENDIFKKGYRALDVRLPEQFSLIGKLRAQYPVVTLCHVFGVHRSSYKYWEKSAEKPDGWRAVLRSQVRELHNISHGSAGARSIAIMATLRGFRMGRWLAGRLMKELGLVSCQQPTHRYKRVGHEHIAIPNRLERQFAVTEPNQVWCGDVTYIWTGKRWAYLAVVLDLFARKPVGWAMSFSPDSKLTIRALEMAWEARGKPVGVMFHSDQGSHYTSRQFRQLLWRCQIRQSMSRRGNCWDNSPMERFFRSLKNEWVPVTGYINFSDAAHAITDYIVGYYSSLRPHDYNGGLPPNESENRYWKNSKAVASFS, encoded by the exons ATGAAAAAAAGAAATTTCAGCGCAGAGTTTAAACGTGAATCCGCTCAACTGGTCCTTGATCAGAACTACACCGTTGCAGCTGCGGCCAGTGCTATGGATGTGGGTCTTTCTACCATGACGCGATGGGTAAAGCAGTTGCGGGATGAACGACAGGGCAAAATACCTAAAGCCTCCCCTATAACCCCGGAACAGATTGAAATACGTGAGCTGAAGAAAAAGCTACAACGCATTGAAATGGAAAACGACATAT TTAAAAAAGGCTACCGCGCTCTTGATGTCAGACTCCCTGAACAATTCTCGTTAATCGGGAAACTCAGAGCGCAGTATCCTGTGGTCACACTCTGCCACGTGTTCGGGGTTCATCGCAGTAGCTACAAATACTGGGAGAAAAGCGCCGAAAAGCCAGACGGCTGGCGAGCTGTGTTACGCAGCCAGGTTCGGGAGCTGCATAACATCAGCCATGGCTCTGCTGGCGCAAGAAGTATCGCCATTATGGCAACCCTGAGAGGCTTCAGAATGGGACGCTGGCTTGCTGGCAGGCTCATGAAAGAACTGGGGCTGGTGAGTTGTCAGCAGCCTACCCACCGGTATAAACGTGTTGGTCATGAACACATCGCTATCCCGAATCGCCTTGAGCGACAGTTCGCAGTGACAGAACCTAACCAGGTGTGGTGCGGCGATGTGACGTACATCTGGACAGGCAAGCGTTGGGCTTACCTTGCAGTTGTTCTCGATCTGTTCGCAAGGAAACCAGTGGGCTGGGCAATGTCATTCTCGCCGGATAGCAAGCTGACCATCAGAGCGCTGGAAATGGCGTGGGAAGCTCGCGGTAAACCAGTCGGAGTGATGTTCCACAGTGACCAGGGTAGCCACTATACAAGCAGGCAGTTCCGGCAGTTACTGTGGCGTTGCCAGATCAGGCAGAGTATGAGCCGACGTGGAAACTGTTGGGACAACAGCCCGATGGAACGCTTCTTCCGTAGTCTGAAAAACGAGTGGGTGCCAGTGACAGGTTATATAAACTTTAGCGATGCTGCTCATGCGATCACAGACTATATCGTCGGGTATTACAGCTCGCTAAGGCCGCATGACTATAACGGTGGGTTGCCCCCAAACGAATCGGAAAACCGATACTGGAAAAACTCTAAAGCCGTGGCCAGTTTTAGTTGA
- the garK gene encoding glycerate 2-kinase, translated as MKIVIAPDSYKESLSATEVAQAIEKGFREIFPDAQYVSVPVADGGEGTVEAMIAATQGSEYSAWVTGPLGEKVNACWGMSGDGKTAFIEMAAASGLALVPPDKRNPLVTTSRGTGELILQALDSGAQSIIIGIGGSATNDGGAGMVQALGAKLCDANGTEIGYGGGSLMSLNSIDISGLDPRLKTCSIRVACDVTNPLTGDTGASRIFGPQKGATEERILELDRNLSHYADIIKKSLRVDVKDVPGAGAAGGMGAALMAFLGAELRSGIEIVTQALNLEEHIHDCTLVVTGEGRIDSQSIHGKVPVGVANVAKKYHKPVIGIGGSLTRDVEVVHQYGIDAVFSVLTSISTLEEAFRGAFDNIYRASRNIAATLAIGMRSAG; from the coding sequence ATGAAAATCGTAATTGCCCCAGACTCTTATAAAGAAAGTCTATCTGCCACTGAGGTCGCTCAGGCAATAGAAAAAGGATTTCGGGAAATATTTCCCGATGCGCAATATGTTTCAGTTCCGGTGGCCGACGGCGGCGAAGGAACGGTCGAAGCCATGATTGCCGCCACGCAAGGGAGTGAATATTCCGCGTGGGTAACGGGGCCGCTGGGCGAAAAAGTGAATGCCTGCTGGGGCATGTCCGGAGATGGTAAAACTGCGTTTATCGAAATGGCGGCAGCCAGTGGTCTGGCGTTAGTACCTCCTGATAAGCGTAACCCGTTAGTCACCACGTCACGTGGTACCGGGGAATTGATTTTGCAGGCGCTGGATAGCGGGGCGCAGAGCATTATTATCGGCATTGGCGGTAGTGCAACCAACGACGGCGGCGCGGGTATGGTGCAGGCTCTGGGCGCGAAACTTTGCGACGCTAACGGGACAGAGATTGGCTACGGGGGCGGCAGTCTGATGAGCCTCAACAGCATCGACATTTCCGGTTTGGATCCGCGATTAAAAACCTGCTCCATTCGCGTGGCCTGCGATGTGACCAATCCGCTCACAGGTGATACTGGCGCTTCGCGCATCTTCGGCCCGCAGAAAGGGGCGACGGAAGAACGCATTCTCGAACTGGACCGAAATTTGTCTCACTACGCCGACATCATTAAAAAATCGCTGCGGGTAGACGTGAAGGATGTTCCCGGGGCGGGGGCTGCCGGTGGTATGGGCGCCGCGTTAATGGCATTTTTAGGCGCGGAGCTGCGCAGTGGGATAGAGATTGTGACTCAGGCCCTCAATCTGGAAGAGCATATTCACGACTGTACGCTGGTGGTGACCGGCGAAGGACGCATCGACAGCCAGAGTATTCACGGCAAAGTGCCGGTTGGCGTGGCGAATGTCGCGAAGAAATACCACAAACCGGTAATTGGTATTGGCGGCAGCCTGACGCGCGATGTGGAAGTGGTGCATCAATATGGTATCGATGCGGTGTTTAGCGTATTGACCAGCATCAGCACGCTGGAAGAGGCCTTCCGTGGGGCATTTGATAATATTTATCGCGCCTCAAGAAACATCGCCGCCACGTTAGCGATAGGAATGCGCAGTGCGGGGTGA